One Brassica napus cultivar Da-Ae chromosome A1, Da-Ae, whole genome shotgun sequence genomic region harbors:
- the LOC106373131 gene encoding putative defensin-like protein 234, whose protein sequence is MRSATVFMVSCILMFFVLIHVKDVEAGLTPMGSLCGQKDIFIGKCGRDGSETCINDFVKKGGDGNRPYSCKCDNFGKKRICRCKVPC, encoded by the exons ATGAGATCTGCTACTGTTTTTATGGTTTCTTGTATTCTCATGTTTTTTGTTCTGATCCATGTCAAAG ATGTAGAAGCTGGACTGACTCCAATGGGTAGCCTATGCGGCCAGAAGGATATATTTATCGGGAAATGCGGCCGTGATGGAAGCGAAACGTGCATAAACGACTTTGTTAAGAAAGGAGGTGATGGCAATAGGCCATATAGTTGCAAGTGTGATAACTTTGGCAAAAAACGTATATGCAGATGTAAAGTTCCTTGTTAG